One genomic window of Actinoplanes lobatus includes the following:
- a CDS encoding DUF6928 family protein, protein MGAKTALLAFSEGDLRPTLREAVRSDPAEALDLLREMHPGYEVTLLGDGPLGDYCYPPEDTSYATVLAGAELFCDQRLVRHLPSELPDRLLQAGAGRRIIMHGMHSVSDSLSFAVWEDGELVRSLCLSPDGGIAENIGEPYEFELPYWAGEHPVKPMFSEDPYPLPFHPLELGELALRAFFGFVLEGRIEPDDIDPLDVHLHAFRVADPTGREQAERAARMERLVRMMRPPRRYRMTPDGTLRELGDDEI, encoded by the coding sequence ATGGGTGCGAAGACCGCGCTGTTGGCGTTCAGTGAAGGTGATCTGCGGCCGACCTTGAGGGAAGCGGTCCGGTCGGATCCGGCAGAGGCCCTGGACCTCCTGCGCGAGATGCATCCCGGCTACGAGGTGACGCTGCTCGGGGACGGGCCGCTCGGTGACTACTGCTATCCGCCGGAGGACACCTCCTACGCGACCGTCCTGGCCGGTGCCGAACTGTTCTGCGACCAACGGCTGGTCCGTCATCTCCCCTCGGAACTGCCGGACCGGCTGCTCCAGGCCGGTGCGGGCCGGCGGATCATCATGCACGGGATGCATTCGGTCTCCGACTCGCTGAGCTTCGCGGTGTGGGAGGACGGCGAGCTCGTCCGTTCGCTCTGCCTCTCCCCGGACGGCGGCATCGCGGAGAACATCGGCGAACCGTACGAATTCGAGCTGCCGTACTGGGCGGGCGAGCATCCCGTCAAACCGATGTTCTCCGAGGATCCGTACCCGCTTCCGTTCCACCCGCTGGAGCTGGGCGAGCTGGCCCTGCGCGCATTCTTCGGGTTCGTCCTCGAGGGGCGGATCGAACCGGACGACATCGATCCGCTCGATGTCCACCTGCACGCGTTCCGGGTCGCCGACCCGACCGGGCGCGAGCAGGCGGAACGCGCAGCCCGGATGGAGCGGCTCGTACGGATGATGAGACCGCCCCGCCGCTACCGCATGACGCCGGACGGCACGCTGCGCGAACTCGGCGACGACGAGATCTGA
- a CDS encoding MarR family winged helix-turn-helix transcriptional regulator, giving the protein MAVPSGPVSPSTEAERAMFEFVDAYDRAYEVAADRHGMTVAQACVLGRIARPRGMRELADELGCDASNITQIVSRLEARELVERHADPHDRRSRRLTRTPAGDELNAAFEKTFEFARAATSNLTLEEQAQLAELLRKALGRSS; this is encoded by the coding sequence ATGGCCGTTCCTTCCGGTCCCGTTTCCCCGTCGACCGAGGCCGAGCGCGCGATGTTCGAATTCGTCGACGCTTACGACCGCGCCTACGAGGTCGCCGCCGACCGGCACGGGATGACCGTCGCCCAGGCCTGCGTGCTGGGCCGGATCGCCCGGCCCCGGGGGATGCGGGAGCTGGCCGACGAGTTGGGCTGCGACGCCTCCAACATCACCCAGATCGTCAGCCGACTGGAAGCCCGGGAACTCGTCGAACGGCACGCCGACCCGCACGACCGCCGGTCCCGCCGCCTCACCCGGACCCCCGCGGGCGACGAACTCAACGCCGCCTTCGAGAAGACCTTCGAGTTCGCCCGGGCGGCCACGTCCAACCTCACCCTCGAAGAACAGGCCCAACTGGCCGAACTCCTCCGCAAGGCACTCGGCCGGTCGTCCTGA
- a CDS encoding alkene reductase produces MPKIFEPVTLGKLQLPSRLLMAPMTRSRASADGVVTALTAEYYRQRAGAGLIISESIQPSAIGQGYLMTPGLHTAGQVEGWRAVTGAVHEQGGRIVAQLTHTGRIGHPVLYPDGTLPVAPSAVASGEQLFSLDGMLDHPVPRALTTEDIHATVGDFAAAAGNAIDAGFDGVEIHGANGYLVHQFLADNTNLRTDAYGGTVENRIRFAVEVVTAVADRIGAERTGIRLSPGNPFNNVREADPAPVYLALLGALTGQGLAYVHLIEGGDRELTRRLRAAWPGALVLNPHPSAEAYPASPESAVEAVEAGVADAVALATLWLANPDLDVRIRSGGPYNTADPATFYGGDHTGYTDYPALGQGGSE; encoded by the coding sequence ATGCCCAAAATCTTCGAGCCGGTGACGCTCGGCAAGCTGCAACTGCCGAGCCGCCTGCTGATGGCCCCGATGACACGGAGCCGCGCGTCCGCCGACGGCGTGGTCACGGCGCTCACCGCGGAGTACTACCGGCAGCGCGCCGGCGCGGGTCTGATCATCAGCGAGAGCATCCAGCCCAGCGCGATCGGGCAGGGCTACCTCATGACCCCGGGGCTGCACACCGCCGGCCAGGTCGAGGGCTGGCGTGCCGTCACCGGCGCGGTCCACGAGCAGGGTGGGCGCATCGTCGCCCAGCTCACCCACACCGGACGGATCGGCCACCCGGTCCTCTACCCGGACGGGACACTGCCGGTGGCACCGTCCGCGGTCGCCTCCGGCGAACAGCTGTTCAGCCTCGACGGGATGCTCGACCACCCGGTGCCGCGCGCGCTGACCACCGAGGACATCCACGCCACGGTCGGCGACTTCGCCGCCGCGGCCGGCAACGCCATCGACGCCGGGTTCGACGGTGTGGAGATCCACGGCGCCAACGGCTATCTGGTCCACCAGTTCCTCGCCGACAACACCAATCTGCGCACCGACGCGTACGGCGGGACGGTGGAGAACCGCATCCGCTTCGCCGTCGAGGTCGTGACCGCGGTCGCCGACCGTATCGGCGCCGAGCGCACCGGCATCCGGCTGTCCCCGGGGAACCCGTTCAACAACGTACGCGAGGCCGATCCGGCGCCGGTCTACCTGGCATTGCTGGGAGCGCTGACCGGGCAGGGGCTGGCCTACGTGCACCTGATCGAGGGCGGCGACCGGGAGCTGACCCGGCGACTGCGCGCCGCGTGGCCCGGCGCCCTGGTCCTCAACCCGCACCCGTCGGCGGAGGCGTATCCGGCCTCGCCCGAGTCGGCGGTGGAGGCGGTCGAGGCCGGGGTGGCGGATGCCGTCGCGCTGGCGACCCTGTGGCTGGCCAACCCGGATCTGGACGTCCGCATCCGGTCGGGTGGGCCGTACAACACCGCCGACCCGGCGACGTTCTACGGCGGCGACCACACCGGGTACACCGACTACCCGGCGCTCGGCCAGGGCGGTTCCGAGTGA
- a CDS encoding NAD(P)H oxidoreductase — translation MSRAHALVVVAHPRPDSLTAAAAARAHDRLAAGGWTVDLLDLYREGFDPALRPDDEPDWGDAAKEYSAEVRAHMARITAADLIVVVFPVWWWGLPAIAKGWVDRVWNRGFAYEPSTLHGKRMRWVGLAAGSAAHYATHGFDKAIDLQLRVGISEYCGITDATVHLVHDTLTEPDVTAIDEIVSSTTVAA, via the coding sequence GTGAGCCGGGCACATGCGCTCGTCGTCGTCGCCCACCCGCGCCCGGACTCGCTGACCGCGGCCGCCGCGGCCCGTGCCCATGACAGGCTGGCCGCCGGCGGCTGGACCGTCGACCTCCTGGACCTCTACCGGGAGGGCTTCGACCCGGCCCTGCGCCCGGACGACGAGCCCGACTGGGGCGACGCCGCCAAGGAGTACTCGGCCGAGGTACGAGCGCACATGGCCCGCATCACCGCCGCCGACCTCATCGTGGTGGTCTTCCCGGTCTGGTGGTGGGGACTCCCCGCGATCGCCAAGGGATGGGTCGACCGCGTGTGGAACCGGGGATTCGCCTACGAACCGTCCACCCTGCACGGCAAGCGGATGCGCTGGGTCGGGCTGGCGGCCGGCTCGGCGGCCCACTACGCCACCCACGGCTTCGACAAGGCCATCGACCTGCAACTGCGGGTGGGGATCTCGGAGTACTGCGGGATCACCGACGCGACCGTCCACCTGGTGCACGACACCCTCACCGAGCCCGACGTGACCGCAATCGACGAGATCGTGTCGTCCACGACGGTCGCGGCCTAG
- a CDS encoding SMI1/KNR4 family protein, producing MRFGGGLFGFVELFPIMAAPEEARDLRTVNDREFPDRTFVVVAPVGTGDHWGFPVRDGRCQEQVWCTYHDAVDDEPVAADFLEFVAEHGLKSSSDRALERRH from the coding sequence ATGCGGTTCGGTGGAGGTCTGTTCGGCTTCGTCGAGCTGTTCCCGATCATGGCGGCGCCCGAGGAAGCCCGCGACCTGCGTACCGTCAACGACCGCGAGTTTCCCGACCGCACCTTCGTCGTCGTCGCTCCGGTCGGCACCGGCGACCACTGGGGCTTCCCCGTGCGTGACGGACGCTGCCAGGAACAGGTCTGGTGCACCTACCACGACGCCGTCGACGACGAACCCGTCGCAGCAGATTTCCTGGAGTTCGTCGCCGAGCACGGGCTGAAGAGTTCCAGCGATCGGGCACTGGAACGCCGGCACTGA
- the map gene encoding type I methionyl aminopeptidase, with amino-acid sequence MIELKSAEEIGRMAVTGRFVGELLAELTGVAGVGVNLMDIEHHARRRIKERGADSCYWDYAPSFGRGPFRNVLCLSVNDAVLHGLPHDYVLRDGDLLSIDMAVGIDGWVADSAVSVIVGTPDPADLRLIEATQVALEAAITAAQPGGRLGDISAVIGETARSYGYGVNGEFGGHGIGRTMHEDPHVANNGRARRGIRLDPGLTIAIEPWFCRTTDKIRYDEDGWTIRSADGSRTAHSEHTVAITESGPQVLTRQP; translated from the coding sequence GTGATCGAGCTCAAGTCCGCCGAGGAGATCGGCCGGATGGCGGTGACCGGCCGGTTCGTCGGCGAACTGCTCGCCGAACTGACCGGGGTCGCCGGCGTCGGCGTCAACCTGATGGACATCGAGCACCACGCCCGCCGCCGCATCAAGGAACGCGGCGCCGACTCCTGCTACTGGGACTACGCCCCCTCGTTCGGCCGCGGACCGTTCCGCAACGTGCTCTGCCTCTCGGTCAACGACGCGGTGCTGCACGGCCTGCCCCACGACTACGTGCTGCGCGACGGTGACCTGCTCAGCATCGACATGGCTGTCGGCATCGACGGGTGGGTCGCCGACTCCGCGGTCTCCGTGATCGTCGGCACGCCCGACCCGGCCGACCTCCGGCTGATCGAGGCCACCCAGGTCGCCCTGGAGGCCGCCATCACGGCCGCGCAGCCCGGCGGGCGCCTCGGTGACATCTCCGCGGTGATCGGCGAGACCGCCCGCTCGTACGGCTACGGCGTCAACGGCGAGTTCGGCGGCCACGGCATCGGACGCACCATGCACGAGGACCCGCACGTCGCCAACAACGGCCGGGCCCGCCGTGGCATCCGCCTCGACCCGGGCCTGACGATCGCCATCGAGCCGTGGTTCTGCCGCACCACCGACAAGATCCGGTACGACGAGGACGGCTGGACGATCCGCTCGGCCGACGGCTCCCGTACCGCCCACTCCGAGCACACGGTCGCCATCACCGAATCCGGCCCGCAGGTCCTCACCCGTCAACCTTGA
- a CDS encoding helix-turn-helix domain-containing protein, with protein MVRQPLTAEQIAAGRRLGAALRAARGGRGLVEVALAAGISPETLRKIEAGRLPAPAFGTVVCLSRALGVPLNDLAEVWLTDMPARQAS; from the coding sequence ATGGTTCGCCAACCCCTCACCGCCGAACAGATCGCCGCCGGCCGGCGCCTCGGTGCCGCGCTGCGGGCCGCACGCGGTGGCCGTGGCCTCGTCGAGGTGGCCCTGGCGGCCGGCATCTCCCCGGAGACGCTGCGCAAGATCGAGGCGGGCCGGCTGCCGGCGCCGGCGTTCGGCACCGTGGTGTGCCTGAGCCGGGCTCTCGGCGTACCCCTGAATGATCTCGCCGAGGTCTGGCTGACCGACATGCCGGCGCGGCAGGCGTCGTGA
- a CDS encoding SGNH/GDSL hydrolase family protein: protein MPYPTAIFRRVVAACAAMAMTSTAWAAPAAVAARAAAPDPLQYVALGDSVAAGHGAASTGDACGRSSAAYPTLLARQAHGSITLRFPACTGATTIDVATRQVATLSRETDLVTITAGANDLGVKQVLLACQSPARVAACRTGYAAINRRLSSALPRDLARMMRAVTTAAPNARIVVTGYPLPFARTRRCAGVPVQPALRVRSNQVIHQLNAAIAEAARQSRVRYVDVARPFTGHELCTARPWLIGAEGIRDNTVLHPTAAGQAKGYFPALVEAGLAGRP from the coding sequence ATGCCTTACCCCACCGCGATCTTCCGTCGAGTCGTCGCCGCCTGTGCGGCCATGGCGATGACCTCGACAGCCTGGGCCGCCCCCGCGGCCGTCGCCGCCCGCGCCGCCGCCCCGGACCCACTCCAGTACGTCGCGCTCGGCGACTCCGTCGCCGCCGGGCACGGGGCCGCCTCCACCGGTGACGCCTGCGGCCGGAGCTCCGCCGCCTACCCGACCCTGCTCGCCCGGCAGGCGCACGGCTCCATCACGCTGCGCTTCCCGGCCTGTACCGGCGCGACCACCATCGATGTCGCCACCCGGCAGGTGGCCACGCTGAGCCGGGAGACGGATCTGGTCACCATCACGGCCGGCGCCAACGACCTGGGCGTCAAGCAGGTCCTGCTGGCCTGCCAGAGCCCGGCCCGGGTGGCCGCCTGCCGTACCGGCTACGCCGCGATCAACCGCAGGCTGTCCTCGGCCCTGCCGCGCGATCTCGCCCGGATGATGCGTGCGGTCACCACCGCCGCGCCGAACGCCCGGATCGTGGTGACCGGCTACCCGCTGCCGTTCGCCCGGACCCGGCGCTGCGCCGGCGTACCGGTCCAGCCGGCCCTGCGGGTCCGCTCGAACCAGGTGATCCACCAGCTCAACGCGGCCATCGCCGAGGCCGCGAGGCAGTCCCGGGTCCGCTACGTCGACGTGGCGCGGCCGTTCACCGGGCACGAGCTGTGCACGGCGCGCCCCTGGCTGATCGGCGCCGAGGGCATCCGCGACAACACGGTCCTGCACCCCACCGCCGCGGGCCAGGCCAAGGGCTACTTCCCCGCCCTGGTCGAGGCCGGTCTCGCGGGCCGTCCCTGA
- a CDS encoding alpha-glucuronidase, with protein MIHPAWLPSEAFRAIGSRRVLVQGTGPLADTVRHEIAEACARFGGTVVQDRKTAELILSIAGPGGEGFRLGRRGDATVISADGPSGLLNGLFEVVRRGERAFGPALTDERHVPALARRMLDHWDNVDVHPVMGQVERGYSGGSLFWHDGRPRDLGRVRDYARLLAASGVNAVAINNVNVHTTETRLLTDRLTEVAGLASAFRVYGIRVHLSVNFAAPVILGDLPTADPADEAVRAWWKSTTARVHEAVPDLGGYLVKADSEGQPGPFTYGRSHADGANMLAEALEPYGGVVHWRAFVYNHRQDWRDRSTDRARAAHDHFAPLDGTFRDNVILQVKHGPMDFQTREPISPVLLGMPSTRLAVELQVTGEYTGQQRHVCYLPPMWSEVLRAVAGNVSGLAAVSNAGDDPFWTGHPLAQANLYAVGRLAWNPTRDPIAILDEWIDLTFPGASAELRDVLHDLMDESWQTYEQYTAPLGAGFMVRPGHHYGPDVDGYEYTPWGTYHFADRDGVGVDRTVATGTGFTAQYPPLWADRYESLATCPDELLLFFHHVPYGHVLHSGVTVIQHIYDTHFAGAHRVTAMRERWQEAAGLVDPALHARVTERLDEQQRSADEWRDQINTYFYRKSGVPDAHGRPIH; from the coding sequence ATGATCCACCCGGCCTGGTTGCCGTCCGAGGCGTTCCGCGCGATCGGCTCCCGGCGGGTCCTGGTCCAGGGCACCGGGCCGCTCGCCGACACGGTCCGCCACGAGATCGCCGAGGCCTGCGCCCGGTTCGGCGGCACCGTCGTACAAGATCGAAAGACCGCGGAGCTGATCCTGTCGATCGCCGGCCCGGGCGGCGAGGGTTTTCGGCTGGGACGTCGCGGCGACGCCACGGTGATCAGCGCCGACGGGCCGTCCGGCCTGCTCAACGGCCTCTTCGAGGTGGTCCGGCGCGGCGAGCGCGCCTTCGGCCCGGCCCTCACCGACGAACGGCACGTGCCCGCGCTGGCCCGCCGCATGCTCGACCACTGGGACAACGTCGACGTGCACCCGGTGATGGGCCAGGTCGAGCGCGGCTACTCCGGCGGCTCGCTCTTCTGGCACGACGGGCGGCCGCGCGATCTCGGCCGGGTCCGTGACTACGCCCGGCTGCTCGCCGCCTCCGGCGTCAACGCCGTCGCGATCAACAACGTCAACGTCCACACCACCGAGACCCGCCTGCTCACCGATCGGCTCACCGAGGTCGCGGGTCTGGCTTCAGCCTTTCGGGTGTACGGGATTCGCGTGCACCTGTCGGTCAACTTCGCGGCCCCCGTAATCCTCGGCGACCTGCCCACCGCCGACCCCGCCGACGAGGCCGTCCGCGCCTGGTGGAAGAGCACCACGGCACGGGTCCACGAGGCGGTCCCCGACCTCGGCGGCTACCTGGTGAAAGCCGACTCGGAGGGGCAGCCCGGCCCGTTCACCTACGGCCGCAGCCACGCCGACGGGGCGAACATGCTGGCCGAGGCCCTGGAGCCGTACGGCGGCGTGGTCCACTGGCGGGCCTTCGTCTACAACCACCGGCAGGACTGGCGGGACCGCTCCACCGATCGCGCGCGGGCCGCCCACGACCACTTCGCGCCGCTGGACGGCACGTTCCGGGACAACGTGATCCTCCAGGTCAAGCACGGTCCGATGGACTTCCAGACGCGCGAGCCGATCTCCCCGGTGCTGCTGGGCATGCCGTCCACCCGGCTGGCCGTGGAGTTGCAGGTCACCGGCGAGTACACCGGCCAGCAGCGGCACGTCTGCTACCTGCCGCCGATGTGGAGCGAGGTGCTGCGGGCGGTCGCCGGCAACGTGTCCGGGCTGGCCGCCGTCTCGAACGCCGGCGACGACCCGTTCTGGACCGGCCACCCCCTGGCCCAGGCCAACCTGTACGCCGTGGGCCGCCTCGCCTGGAACCCCACCCGCGACCCGATCGCGATCCTCGACGAGTGGATCGACCTGACCTTCCCCGGGGCTTCCGCCGAGCTGCGTGACGTCCTGCACGACCTGATGGACGAGTCATGGCAGACCTACGAGCAGTACACCGCCCCGCTCGGTGCCGGCTTCATGGTCCGCCCCGGCCACCATTACGGCCCCGACGTGGACGGCTACGAGTACACGCCGTGGGGCACCTACCACTTCGCCGACCGCGACGGTGTCGGCGTGGACCGGACCGTCGCCACCGGGACCGGCTTCACCGCCCAGTACCCGCCCCTGTGGGCCGACCGTTACGAATCACTCGCCACCTGCCCCGACGAGTTGCTGCTCTTCTTCCACCACGTGCCGTACGGTCACGTCCTGCACAGCGGCGTCACGGTGATCCAGCACATCTACGACACCCACTTCGCGGGCGCCCACCGGGTCACCGCCATGCGCGAACGCTGGCAGGAGGCGGCCGGCCTGGTCGACCCCGCCCTGCACGCCCGCGTCACCGAACGCCTCGACGAGCAGCAGCGCAGCGCCGACGAGTGGCGCGACCAGATCAACACCTACTTCTACCGCAAGTCCGGTGTCCCCGACGCCCACGGCCGCCCCATCCACTGA
- a CDS encoding substrate-binding domain-containing protein yields MARDSGNSRRRPTMGEVARAAGVSPMSVSYTYSQPERVSSETAEKVRAAARQLGYPGPHPAARSLRRGRVGSLGVVLGERLSYAFDDPQAARFLAGVSDVCAAEGVGLTLVPVTGAATDAQRVAQAAVDGFVVWTTSDDDPILDAVTGTGLPAIIHAGPERPGLPAIGVDDRAAAAAIGRVAFAAARRPLVLGFPLDRGRTRQLLTGDRVGEIRYHVTRRRWEGFREAWAGPAADLRLAVCPVNHITEGESFAAELFQGAGPPDAIAAMSDELALGALRAAATAGLRVPADVAVTGWDDTDAAAPAGLTTVAQALRDQGADCARAALGQAPRTSYRDAWRVVTRVTTRP; encoded by the coding sequence ATGGCACGCGACTCCGGCAACTCCAGACGACGACCGACCATGGGCGAGGTCGCCCGGGCCGCCGGGGTGTCGCCCATGTCGGTGTCGTACACGTACTCCCAGCCGGAACGGGTCTCCTCCGAGACCGCCGAGAAGGTGCGCGCCGCCGCCCGGCAGCTCGGCTATCCCGGCCCGCACCCGGCCGCCCGGTCGCTGCGCCGCGGGCGGGTCGGCTCGCTCGGTGTGGTGCTCGGCGAGCGGTTGAGCTACGCGTTCGACGATCCGCAGGCGGCCCGCTTCCTGGCCGGCGTGTCCGACGTCTGCGCCGCCGAAGGGGTGGGCCTCACCCTGGTCCCGGTGACCGGCGCCGCCACCGACGCGCAGCGGGTCGCGCAGGCCGCCGTGGACGGGTTCGTCGTCTGGACGACCAGCGACGACGACCCGATCCTGGACGCGGTCACCGGCACCGGCCTGCCCGCGATCATCCACGCCGGACCGGAACGCCCCGGCCTGCCCGCGATCGGGGTCGACGACCGGGCGGCGGCCGCCGCGATCGGCCGGGTGGCGTTCGCGGCGGCCCGGCGGCCGCTGGTCCTCGGGTTCCCGCTCGACCGCGGCCGCACCCGGCAGTTGCTCACCGGCGACCGGGTGGGGGAGATCCGCTACCACGTCACCCGCCGGCGCTGGGAGGGCTTCCGGGAGGCGTGGGCCGGCCCGGCCGCGGACCTGCGTCTGGCGGTGTGCCCCGTCAACCACATCACCGAGGGGGAGAGCTTCGCGGCCGAACTGTTCCAGGGCGCCGGCCCGCCGGACGCGATCGCCGCGATGAGCGACGAACTGGCCCTCGGGGCGCTGCGGGCCGCGGCGACCGCCGGCCTGCGGGTGCCCGCCGACGTGGCGGTGACCGGCTGGGACGACACCGACGCGGCCGCGCCGGCCGGTCTCACCACAGTCGCGCAAGCCCTGCGCGACCAGGGCGCCGACTGCGCGCGGGCGGCGCTCGGGCAGGCCCCGCGGACGTCCTACCGCGACGCGTGGCGGGTCGTCACTCGCGTGACCACCCGGCCGTAG
- a CDS encoding MFS transporter — protein MYRYTGFVRDTPTVLSYAVLGSFTFWLYAFGPAVTLLRDELGFSYTLLGLYSVLWSLGSAAAGAGFALAARHLSRAALLWGSAAINTVAAAMFTLGRGVPVTLAAAVLFGVGGAALVAVVQAILSDRHGSRRDQALTEANIGAGASAVFAPLILGALAAGALGWRVAFALPAACLLALYLRYRGAALPTASRHRSGAEPGRLPPAAWLFAMLTAMSAAIEFCLVYFGPQMLLTTGLSAAAASTALSANYLGILIGRTLGAAVTRRPGRSIPLLYASLALTGGAFLMFWLADHPVPAIVGLFLCGAGVANLYPLAVGLTLDAAPGQGDTANARSQVALGLVTAVSPYLLGTLADRYGLSAAFVLEPVLIVLSAALLWTGLRAHHRVVPAEPGR, from the coding sequence GTGTATCGTTACACAGGCTTCGTACGGGACACCCCGACCGTCCTCTCCTACGCCGTGCTCGGCTCCTTCACCTTCTGGCTGTACGCGTTCGGCCCCGCCGTCACCCTGCTCCGCGACGAGCTCGGATTCTCGTACACACTGCTCGGCCTCTACTCGGTGCTCTGGTCGCTGGGCTCCGCGGCCGCCGGCGCCGGGTTCGCCCTCGCCGCCCGCCATCTGTCCCGCGCCGCGCTGCTCTGGGGCTCGGCCGCGATCAACACGGTCGCGGCGGCGATGTTCACCCTGGGCCGGGGCGTTCCGGTCACGCTGGCCGCCGCAGTCCTGTTCGGCGTGGGCGGCGCCGCCCTGGTCGCCGTCGTCCAGGCAATCCTCTCTGACCGGCACGGCAGCCGCCGCGACCAGGCGCTGACCGAGGCCAACATCGGCGCGGGCGCGTCCGCCGTGTTCGCGCCACTGATTCTCGGCGCGCTCGCGGCCGGCGCCCTCGGCTGGCGGGTGGCGTTCGCCCTGCCTGCCGCCTGCCTCCTGGCGCTCTACCTGCGCTATCGCGGCGCCGCATTGCCGACCGCGTCACGGCACCGGTCCGGTGCGGAGCCCGGCCGCCTACCACCGGCGGCCTGGCTCTTCGCCATGCTGACCGCGATGAGCGCGGCCATCGAATTCTGCCTGGTCTACTTCGGCCCGCAGATGCTGCTCACCACCGGCCTGTCCGCGGCGGCCGCCAGCACCGCGCTGAGCGCCAACTACCTCGGCATCCTGATCGGGCGCACGCTGGGCGCGGCGGTCACCCGCCGTCCCGGGCGGAGCATTCCCCTTCTGTACGCGTCACTGGCGCTGACCGGCGGCGCGTTCCTGATGTTCTGGCTCGCCGACCACCCGGTTCCGGCCATCGTGGGCCTGTTCCTGTGCGGCGCCGGCGTCGCCAACCTGTACCCGCTGGCCGTCGGCCTCACCCTGGACGCCGCGCCCGGCCAGGGCGACACCGCCAACGCGCGATCCCAGGTGGCGCTCGGCCTGGTCACGGCGGTGTCGCCCTACCTGCTCGGCACCCTCGCCGATCGGTACGGGCTGAGCGCGGCCTTCGTACTCGAACCGGTTCTGATCGTCCTGTCCGCGGCCCTGCTCTGGACCGGTCTGCGCGCCCACCACCGGGTCGTTCCGGCCGAACCCGGCCGATGA
- a CDS encoding MBL fold metallo-hydrolase, which translates to MSEVIPVQAFGGPTALFEYGGLRLLTDPTFDEPGSYTSPSGTTLTKLTPPAAGPDSLGRIDVVLLSHDQHADNLDDSGRAMLADVPLTLTTVSGAERLGGTARGLAPWESVQVGAVTITGVPARHGPAGCEPITGEVTGFVLTGDGLPSVYVSGDNAALELVEQVAERFGPIDTALLFAGAVRTPLFDGALLTLDSEQAAEAARILGARRIVLVHFNSWAHFTEGRDALVKAFTAAGLIDRVQLD; encoded by the coding sequence ATGTCTGAGGTCATCCCTGTCCAGGCCTTCGGCGGTCCGACCGCCCTGTTCGAGTACGGCGGCCTGCGCCTGCTCACCGATCCCACCTTCGACGAGCCGGGCAGCTACACCTCGCCCAGCGGCACCACCCTGACCAAGCTGACCCCGCCCGCTGCCGGGCCGGACTCCCTCGGCCGGATCGACGTGGTGCTGCTCTCGCACGACCAGCACGCCGACAACCTGGACGACTCCGGCCGCGCCATGCTCGCCGACGTCCCGCTCACACTCACCACGGTCAGTGGCGCGGAACGGCTCGGCGGCACCGCCCGCGGCCTCGCCCCGTGGGAGTCCGTCCAGGTCGGAGCGGTGACGATCACCGGCGTCCCGGCCCGGCACGGCCCGGCCGGGTGCGAGCCGATCACCGGTGAGGTGACCGGATTCGTGCTGACCGGCGACGGATTGCCGTCGGTCTACGTCAGCGGGGACAACGCCGCCCTGGAACTGGTCGAGCAGGTCGCCGAGCGGTTCGGGCCGATCGACACGGCGCTGCTGTTCGCCGGGGCGGTCCGGACTCCGCTGTTCGACGGGGCGCTGCTCACCCTCGACAGCGAGCAGGCCGCCGAGGCCGCCCGGATCCTCGGTGCGCGGCGGATCGTCCTGGTGCACTTCAACAGTTGGGCGCACTTCACCGAAGGTCGGGACGCCCTGGTCAAGGCGTTCACCGCGGCCGGCCTCATCGACCGGGTCCAGCTGGACTGA
- a CDS encoding CGNR zinc finger domain-containing protein: MSRINASCTVRSVIPAAPGADRYPGLDLANSRLSMPGGQAADLLATPEDATHWLIERDLAPAGTVLHEICAGRLRALRERIRDLFAAHLQGTEPPAGSLAAINTALTRVPTAAELRWDPATGLHRATPHPTDQAVDHALGVLAASAADLLTGADAARLTACDSTPCIRYLLRTGRRHWCSVRCGDRARAARAYARRTDRT; this comes from the coding sequence TTGTCACGGATAAACGCAAGCTGTACCGTGAGATCCGTGATTCCCGCAGCGCCCGGCGCCGACCGCTACCCCGGCCTCGACCTCGCCAACAGCCGGCTCTCGATGCCCGGTGGCCAGGCCGCCGACCTGCTCGCCACCCCGGAGGACGCCACCCACTGGCTGATCGAACGGGACCTGGCCCCGGCCGGCACCGTCCTGCACGAAATCTGCGCGGGCCGCCTGCGCGCCCTGCGGGAGCGGATCAGGGACCTGTTCGCGGCCCACCTCCAGGGCACCGAGCCGCCGGCCGGATCGCTGGCCGCGATCAACACGGCCCTCACCCGGGTGCCGACCGCCGCCGAACTACGGTGGGACCCGGCCACCGGCCTGCACCGGGCCACCCCACACCCGACCGACCAGGCCGTCGACCACGCCCTCGGGGTGCTGGCCGCCTCCGCCGCCGACCTGCTCACCGGCGCCGACGCGGCCCGCCTGACCGCCTGCGACTCCACCCCGTGCATCCGCTACCTGCTGCGCACCGGCCGCCGCCACTGGTGCTCGGTTCGCTGCGGCGACCGCGCCCGCGCGGCCCGCGCCTACGCCCGCCGCACCGACCGCACCTGA